The Nostoc sp. 'Lobaria pulmonaria (5183) cyanobiont' DNA window ACTGATTATAAAGGATTATATGTAATGTACTTATCATTTAATTATTTCTATCAAATACTACTTTTAAATCTGCTATAGACTTTATTGCATCCACTTTCAGTCTCGGAAGGAAAACTTAAATCAAATAAAATACATATAGTAATCCAATTTGATTCATGAACTTGCTTGCATAGATAAGGAACAAGTGGATACGAAAAAAGATAATAGATGTGTACTAGGTTTTTCAAAAATAAAATATGAGACATTTATTTTACTTATTATCTCTTTTACGCATTAAATCTAAATTAAAATTTAAACTAATTTACTTAAAAAAACTATTACAACAATTAGCCTTAGCTTAAACTTTAATTTTTATGATACTAGTTAAAGGTCAAAATTTATTAAACCATGTTTTATAAATCATTTCCATTATTGGTGATTGGTTTATGGGGAGTTATAGTACTGCCTCTACCAAATCGGGTAAGCGCTACAACTCCTCTAACGCGAGCAGAGATTCAGAACCTCCGCAACATCGTACAACTGATACCCAAAGATAAATTGAAGAAACGTCCTGCACGCAAATTAGATGCAATGACCCCTGGGGACGGGTTGTCAACTGGTCGAGCTTCCCTAGCAGATTTGCGTTTTAATGATGGCTCTTTGGCACGAGTTGGAGAACAGGCGTTATTTCAATTTTTGCCGAAGACTCGTGACTTTAAATTGACAAACGGGACTGTGTTGTTGCTCATCCCACCAGGAAAGGGGCAAACACGTATACAAACACCAAATGCAGCAGCAGCAATTCGTGGTTCAGCATTATTTGTACGCTACGACCAACAAACAGACACCACGATTGTGGGTGCGCTGACAAATAGCGGCATTGAAGTTTCTAACAAGAAAGCTTCTGAAACTCAGGTGTTGAAAGCAGGGCAAATGGTGATTATAGTTAAAGGCGAATTTCAGAGGTTATATGATTTTGATCTAAGAAATTTTTATGAAACGAGCCAGATGGTTCGGGAACTTGATTTGAACAGGCAGAGTCCTGTGCCTACACCTGATCCTGCAATCACCAGTGTTCAAGCCGAAACTGCTGCGGCTTTGGAAGCACAGTCACCTATAAAAGGCGAGGGAGTAATTGAAAACCCCCCTTTTATGCAGCTAACTCCTAAATTACCAATCAGCCCAACAAATCCAACACCCGTAACCTCAACAGATCCAACACCCGTAACCTCAACAGATCCAACACCCGTAACCTCAACAAATCCAACACCCGTAACCTCAACAGATCCAACACCCGTAACCTCAACAAATCCAACACCCGTAACCTCAACAAATCCAACACCCGTAACCTCAACAAATCCAACACCCGTAACCTCAACAAATCCAACACCTGTAACCTCAACAAATCCAACACCCGTAACCCCAACAAATCCAACATCCGTAACCCCAACAAATCCAACACCCGTAACCCCAACAAATCCAACACCTGTAACTCCAACAAATCCAACACCCGTAACCCCAACAAATCCAACATCCGTAACCCCAACAAATCCAACACCTGTAACTCCAACAAATCCAACACCCGTAACTCCAACAAATCCAACACCTGTAACCTCAATAGATCCAACACCTGTAACCTCAATAGATCCAACACGCGTAACTCCAACAAATCCAACACCCATAACTCCAACAAATCCAACACCTGTAACTCCAACAA harbors:
- a CDS encoding FecR domain-containing protein gives rise to the protein MFYKSFPLLVIGLWGVIVLPLPNRVSATTPLTRAEIQNLRNIVQLIPKDKLKKRPARKLDAMTPGDGLSTGRASLADLRFNDGSLARVGEQALFQFLPKTRDFKLTNGTVLLLIPPGKGQTRIQTPNAAAAIRGSALFVRYDQQTDTTIVGALTNSGIEVSNKKASETQVLKAGQMVIIVKGEFQRLYDFDLRNFYETSQMVRELDLNRQSPVPTPDPAITSVQAETAAALEAQSPIKGEGVIENPPFMQLTPKLPISPTNPTPVTSTDPTPVTSTDPTPVTSTNPTPVTSTDPTPVTSTNPTPVTSTNPTPVTSTNPTPVTSTNPTPVTSTNPTPVTPTNPTSVTPTNPTPVTPTNPTPVTPTNPTPVTPTNPTSVTPTNPTPVTPTNPTPVTPTNPTPVTSIDPTPVTSIDPTRVTPTNPTPITPTNPTPVTPTNPTPVTSIDPTRVTPTNPTPVTPTNPTPVTPTNPTPVTPTDSPST